Proteins from a single region of Candidatus Puniceispirillum marinum IMCC1322:
- the alc gene encoding allantoicase, which yields MNNEFPPAEAMGLVNLASPRMGTEIHSVSDDFFAEAPRMLADTVPVFVPDKFDDHGKWMDGWESRRRRHGGHDWCILHLGETGTIRLVDVNTAHFTGNYPPGAMLEAAYCPDGDIGKADWKTVIGETKLGPDAHHLLTAHDVGPVNIVRLNIYPDGGIARLRLFGDVQRDWSGLGDTPVELSALRSGGCILGYNDAHYGDVNALISEGRGQTMGDGWETRRRREPGHDWIVVRLGATGLISDIEVDTAHFKGNYPDRCSLQAALIEGEVDLDAAENWPELMGEKSLSADNIHKFNHADLNDVGPINVVRLNIFPDGGVSRLRLFGKVVT from the coding sequence ATGAACAATGAATTTCCGCCAGCCGAAGCTATGGGTCTGGTTAATCTGGCATCACCTAGGATGGGTACAGAAATTCATTCGGTAAGCGATGATTTTTTTGCCGAAGCACCACGTATGCTAGCTGATACGGTACCGGTATTTGTGCCGGATAAATTTGACGATCATGGCAAATGGATGGATGGATGGGAGTCACGCCGACGCCGCCATGGTGGCCATGACTGGTGTATTCTGCATCTTGGCGAAACCGGAACCATTCGTCTTGTCGATGTTAATACAGCCCATTTTACCGGTAATTATCCGCCTGGTGCGATGCTGGAAGCGGCATATTGTCCAGATGGTGATATCGGCAAGGCTGACTGGAAAACGGTGATTGGTGAAACCAAGCTCGGGCCGGATGCGCATCATCTGCTGACGGCACATGATGTAGGGCCTGTTAATATTGTGCGGCTCAACATCTATCCGGATGGCGGCATTGCCAGACTGCGTCTGTTTGGTGATGTGCAACGTGATTGGTCAGGTCTGGGCGATACACCAGTCGAATTATCGGCGTTACGTTCGGGTGGCTGTATTCTGGGCTATAATGATGCGCATTACGGTGACGTAAATGCGCTGATCTCTGAAGGGCGCGGCCAGACTATGGGGGATGGATGGGAAACCCGCCGCCGCCGTGAACCAGGGCATGACTGGATCGTGGTTCGTCTTGGTGCTACGGGGCTGATTTCAGATATTGAAGTCGATACGGCGCATTTTAAAGGTAATTATCCGGATAGATGCAGCCTTCAGGCTGCATTGATCGAAGGCGAAGTTGATCTGGATGCCGCCGAAAACTGGCCTGAACTGATGGGCGAAAAATCATTATCGGCAGATAATATTCATAAATTCAACCATGCTGATCTCAATGATGTGGGGCCGATAAATGTCGTGCGTTTGAATATTTTCCCTGATGGCGGCGTGTCGCGATTGCGATTATTTGGCAAAGTGGTGACATAA